A region from the Chlamydiales bacterium genome encodes:
- a CDS encoding L-serine ammonia-lyase, protein MAISVSTPVSLFQLFSIGIGPSSSHTVGPMRAARLFVSQLSDLEEVGSITVELFGSLAMTGTGHATDIAVVLGLEGNLPEAIDPNQIPAILDRIEKSGFLRVLGKARIPFKMSQHLIFHKGKSLPFHPNAMRITAKDISGSELLSTIYYSTGGGFVITHEQAFGQEMAVPQDEVSLPYPFRTAQELLDLCSQNEMMIYDLMIENEKVWRTEEEIGEGILKIWKVMQDCVKRGCMQEGVLPGGLEVKRRASQLYQKLSQNGADLINDPSEIFDWVSLYALAVNEENAAGGKVVTAPTNGASGIVPAVLHYYQNFTPSPSEEGIKRFFLTAAAVGILYKEGASLSGAEMGCQGEVGVACSMAAAGLTAALGGTNAQIENAAEIGMEHNLGLTCDPVAGLVQVPCIERNTMGSIKAINASRLAMHGDGTHRVSLDEVIAAMKQTGNDMKSIYKETSEGGLAVAVSVNLPAC, encoded by the coding sequence ATGGCAATCAGCGTTTCAACTCCAGTTAGTCTCTTTCAACTTTTCTCAATAGGAATCGGTCCTTCTAGCTCACATACCGTAGGCCCCATGCGTGCGGCCAGACTCTTTGTTTCCCAACTTTCAGACTTAGAAGAGGTTGGTTCTATTACTGTGGAGCTTTTCGGTTCACTCGCAATGACTGGTACGGGTCATGCAACAGATATCGCCGTTGTTCTCGGCCTTGAAGGAAATCTGCCCGAGGCGATAGACCCCAACCAGATACCCGCAATTTTAGATAGAATTGAGAAGAGCGGTTTTTTAAGAGTTCTCGGCAAGGCCCGCATCCCTTTTAAGATGAGTCAACACCTCATCTTCCATAAAGGAAAGAGCTTGCCCTTCCATCCGAATGCGATGCGCATCACAGCTAAAGACATCTCAGGCAGCGAGCTGCTATCGACTATCTACTACTCTACAGGCGGCGGTTTTGTCATCACACACGAACAGGCTTTTGGGCAGGAGATGGCAGTGCCTCAAGATGAGGTCTCTCTACCTTACCCTTTTAGAACGGCTCAAGAGCTATTAGACCTCTGCTCGCAAAACGAGATGATGATCTACGATCTAATGATAGAGAATGAGAAGGTCTGGCGCACAGAAGAGGAGATCGGAGAGGGGATATTAAAGATCTGGAAGGTGATGCAGGATTGCGTTAAACGAGGCTGCATGCAAGAGGGAGTTCTGCCCGGCGGCTTAGAGGTGAAACGCCGCGCTTCACAGCTCTATCAAAAGCTCTCTCAAAATGGCGCAGATCTAATCAATGACCCGTCCGAAATTTTTGACTGGGTAAGCCTCTATGCCCTCGCCGTTAATGAAGAGAATGCAGCGGGCGGTAAAGTCGTCACTGCGCCCACAAATGGCGCTTCCGGAATCGTTCCTGCAGTTCTTCACTACTACCAGAATTTTACTCCTTCGCCTTCCGAAGAAGGGATTAAACGCTTCTTTCTCACAGCAGCAGCAGTCGGCATTCTCTACAAAGAGGGGGCATCGCTTTCAGGTGCGGAGATGGGCTGTCAGGGAGAAGTGGGAGTTGCATGCTCAATGGCAGCAGCCGGACTTACCGCAGCTCTTGGCGGCACAAACGCCCAGATCGAAAACGCCGCTGAAATTGGCATGGAGCACAACCTCGGTCTGACCTGCGACCCTGTTGCAGGACTCGTGCAGGTTCCTTGCATCGAAAGAAATACGATGGGCTCAATCAAAGCAATCAACGCCTCGCGCCTTGCAATGCACGGAGATGGAACGCACCGCGTCTCTCTGGACGAGGTAATTGCCGCCATGAAGCAGACAGGAAACGACATGAAGAGCATCTACAAAGAGACCTCGGAAGGTGGACTTGCCGTCGCCGTCTCAGTAAACCTTCCCGCATGTTAA
- a CDS encoding methyltransferase domain-containing protein — protein MRSIGEALYLPLLKALVAFRAWKEERQVQARYYKNPVFKQIDQRLKQIYSSRDPFQISREFLQRRGDPEIYAYGETPLTVLEEIGRECGLSETDTFLDLGCGTGRGLFFLAEEFGCKVVGIDWISEFTNNANKIAGKRAFFATQNILDADLSQATVIYLYGTCLEDETILALIQRFKQLPLSCKILTVSYPLSDYDPSFSIQKIFTSQFPWGTTEIYLNIYQSKF, from the coding sequence ATGAGATCAATTGGTGAAGCGCTCTATCTGCCGCTTCTTAAAGCTCTAGTCGCCTTTCGGGCATGGAAAGAGGAGAGGCAGGTTCAAGCTCGCTACTACAAAAACCCCGTTTTTAAGCAGATAGATCAGAGGCTTAAACAGATCTACTCTTCTCGAGACCCCTTCCAGATTAGCAGAGAGTTTCTGCAGAGAAGGGGAGATCCAGAGATCTACGCCTATGGCGAGACCCCGCTAACCGTGCTTGAAGAGATTGGAAGAGAGTGCGGCCTCTCCGAGACCGATACTTTCCTAGACCTCGGTTGCGGAACAGGTAGAGGCCTCTTCTTCCTAGCAGAAGAGTTTGGCTGCAAAGTAGTGGGCATCGACTGGATCTCCGAGTTTACAAACAATGCAAATAAGATCGCTGGAAAGAGGGCATTTTTTGCTACCCAGAACATCCTCGATGCAGACCTCTCTCAAGCTACGGTGATCTACCTCTACGGAACCTGCCTTGAAGATGAGACGATCCTCGCGCTTATCCAGCGTTTTAAACAGCTCCCTTTGTCCTGTAAAATCCTCACCGTGAGCTACCCCTTAAGCGACTATGACCCCTCTTTTTCGATTCAAAAAATTTTTACATCCCAATTTCCTTGGGGAACGACAGAAATTTATCTAAATATTTATCAATCAAAATTTTAA
- a CDS encoding diphosphate--fructose-6-phosphate 1-phosphotransferase, producing MLTPLERARQAWKPQLPSLLQEISSVVFKSEGPSAPSKDAAQLKALFPHTFGQPVLIGEKGKGSAKRPLKVGVVLSGGQAAGGHNVIAGLFDALKSLHSSSTLLGFLNGPNGIIEGKYKELTQELIAPYRNQGGFDIIGSGRTKIESEEQLSAALSNMQKLKLDALVIIGGDDSNTNAALLAEYFLKHECQTRVVGVPKTIDGDLKNAYVEIPFGFDTACKTYAELIGNIARDALSAKKYTHFIKLMGRSASHITLECALATQPNFAIIGEECAEKRTTLKQLVSEICAVICKRAEQGKNYGVILIPEGLVEFLPEMKLLISELSGFSSQTPEDVALRLSPASKSCFEALPKHIQRQLLLERDPHGNIQLSLIETELLLIELVQEEIGRLKKLGVYKGKFTPFHHFFGYEGRAGFPSNFDASYCYALGHTAALLLAAGHTGYMAALLNLRQPVSNWQPVGVPLTMLMHLEMRGGREKPLIQKALVDLKGGAFKRFQKARESWLASDLYKYPGPIQFFGEAELTDSIPHSMREE from the coding sequence ATGTTAACGCCACTTGAGAGAGCAAGACAAGCTTGGAAGCCTCAGCTGCCTTCTCTTTTGCAAGAGATCTCGTCTGTTGTTTTTAAATCTGAGGGGCCCTCTGCCCCATCTAAAGATGCAGCTCAGTTGAAAGCACTCTTTCCGCATACGTTTGGACAGCCAGTTTTGATAGGGGAGAAGGGGAAGGGGAGCGCAAAGCGCCCTCTTAAAGTTGGCGTCGTGCTCTCGGGCGGGCAAGCTGCCGGCGGCCACAATGTTATTGCAGGACTTTTCGACGCTCTAAAATCTCTTCACTCTAGCAGCACACTACTCGGATTTCTGAATGGCCCAAACGGCATCATCGAGGGCAAATATAAAGAGCTCACACAGGAGCTGATTGCACCCTATCGCAATCAGGGCGGCTTTGACATCATCGGTTCGGGGAGAACCAAGATTGAGAGCGAAGAGCAGCTCTCGGCAGCTCTCTCCAACATGCAAAAGCTTAAGCTCGATGCGCTTGTTATTATCGGCGGCGACGACTCCAATACTAATGCGGCGCTTCTTGCAGAGTACTTCCTAAAGCACGAGTGTCAAACTCGAGTGGTCGGAGTTCCAAAAACGATCGATGGCGACTTAAAGAACGCCTATGTTGAGATCCCCTTTGGCTTTGATACCGCCTGCAAAACGTACGCTGAGTTAATTGGCAATATTGCAAGAGACGCCCTCTCTGCAAAAAAGTATACCCACTTTATCAAACTGATGGGCAGATCCGCTTCCCACATCACCCTTGAATGTGCACTTGCTACGCAGCCCAATTTTGCAATCATCGGTGAAGAGTGTGCTGAAAAAAGGACCACTCTGAAGCAGCTCGTCTCCGAAATCTGTGCAGTGATCTGCAAGCGCGCAGAGCAAGGAAAGAATTATGGAGTCATTCTTATCCCTGAAGGACTCGTTGAATTTCTTCCTGAGATGAAGCTTCTTATCTCTGAATTAAGCGGTTTCTCTTCTCAAACACCTGAAGACGTTGCTCTGAGGCTATCTCCTGCATCGAAGAGCTGCTTCGAAGCTCTACCCAAACACATCCAGAGACAGCTCCTGCTCGAGCGCGATCCCCACGGAAATATTCAACTTTCGCTTATTGAGACAGAACTACTTCTTATCGAGCTCGTACAAGAGGAGATCGGAAGGCTAAAAAAGCTGGGGGTCTACAAAGGCAAGTTCACTCCCTTCCACCACTTTTTTGGGTATGAAGGAAGAGCTGGATTTCCCTCCAATTTTGATGCAAGCTACTGCTACGCCTTAGGCCATACAGCCGCGCTGCTCCTCGCCGCAGGTCACACGGGATACATGGCCGCACTACTGAATTTGCGTCAGCCCGTTTCAAATTGGCAGCCTGTCGGAGTGCCTCTCACCATGCTGATGCACCTAGAAATGAGAGGAGGAAGAGAGAAGCCTCTAATTCAAAAGGCGCTCGTAGATCTCAAAGGAGGCGCATTTAAGCGGTTTCAGAAAGCAAGAGAGAGCTGGCTCGCTAGCGACCTCTACAAGTATCCCGGTCCTATTCAGTTTTTCGGAGAAGCTGAGCTTACCGATTCCATACCACACTCAATGAGGGAGGAGTAG
- a CDS encoding MBL fold metallo-hydrolase, which yields MEKRACPKLSKRRGRRPCYYNPHCPDSKRTLLDVFLWKVGYYDAPVKEPRAPEGFSYPIPNAPLDPSAPTVTWINHSTFLIRINGLNILTDPIWSERCSPISFLGPKRKHLPPIEIAALPQIDLVLISHDHYDHLDKRTVRALARRFPKIIWLVPKGVKRWFDKQKIASVCECSWWEDLELAFPKLHLKATAVPAQHYSGRSARDLNTTLWAGWIVEFRRESELPKSLYFVGDTGYNPHDFKQIGKLWPQIDLSLIPIGAYQPRKFMSPVHIGPKEAVLIHKEVSAKLSIGMHWKTFPSLSDEGASQPPFDLLNAMREERLNPATFLALEPGHEINW from the coding sequence ATGGAAAAAAGAGCCTGTCCCAAGCTATCAAAGCGCAGAGGCCGGCGGCCTTGCTACTATAATCCTCACTGCCCAGATTCAAAACGCACGCTACTCGACGTCTTTCTCTGGAAGGTGGGCTACTACGACGCTCCTGTAAAAGAGCCGCGCGCACCAGAAGGCTTCTCTTATCCCATTCCAAATGCGCCTTTAGATCCATCCGCTCCAACCGTTACCTGGATCAACCACTCCACATTTCTAATTCGTATTAATGGCTTAAACATCCTCACCGATCCCATCTGGAGCGAGCGCTGCTCTCCCATCTCGTTTTTAGGCCCGAAAAGAAAGCACCTCCCTCCCATCGAGATCGCTGCGCTTCCTCAGATCGACCTCGTCCTGATCAGCCACGACCACTACGACCATCTCGACAAGAGAACAGTGCGTGCGCTCGCCAGAAGATTTCCCAAGATCATCTGGCTCGTTCCCAAAGGAGTGAAGCGCTGGTTTGATAAGCAGAAGATCGCCTCCGTGTGCGAGTGCAGCTGGTGGGAGGATCTGGAGCTCGCCTTCCCAAAGCTGCATCTGAAAGCCACAGCAGTTCCCGCACAGCACTACTCCGGAAGAAGTGCAAGAGATCTAAACACCACTCTCTGGGCCGGCTGGATTGTCGAGTTCCGAAGAGAAAGTGAGCTTCCCAAATCCCTCTATTTCGTCGGAGATACCGGCTATAATCCCCACGACTTTAAACAGATTGGCAAACTCTGGCCTCAGATCGACCTCAGCCTCATTCCCATCGGCGCCTACCAGCCCCGGAAGTTCATGTCTCCTGTGCATATCGGCCCCAAAGAGGCTGTGCTCATTCACAAAGAGGTGAGCGCAAAGCTGAGCATCGGCATGCACTGGAAGACCTTCCCCTCCCTCTCGGATGAAGGGGCTTCTCAGCCTCCATTTGATCTTCTTAACGCGATGAGGGAGGAGAGGCTTAACCCCGCAACCTTTCTTGCACTAGAGCCAGGCCATGAGATCAATTGGTGA